The Juglans regia cultivar Chandler chromosome 10, Walnut 2.0, whole genome shotgun sequence genome includes the window AATCAAGGCGGAGGATGTGCCTAAGACAGCTTTCAGGACCAGGTATGGccactatgaatttttagtcatgccttttggtttaaccAATGCCCCAGCAatatttatggacttgatgaatcgagtatttcatgagtttctggataaatttgtagtggtgtttattgatgatatattaatctactccaagaGTAAAGCTGAACACGAAGACCATCTGAGACAAGTACTAGGGACACTCagggataagaaattatttgccaAGTTGAaaaagtgtgaattttggctcgagtctattgcatttttgggacatgtagtcTCAAGGGATGGCATTTCTGTAGACCCCGGGAAGATTGAAGCAATAGTTAACTGGACTcaaccaaccaatgtgcatGAAGTCAGGAGCTTCTTGGGTTTGGCTGGTTATTACCGTCGTTTTATagacaatttctcaaaaatagcgGTTCCCCTTACCGCCCTCACAAGGAAGAACAACAAGTATGTTTGGACTGAAAATTGTGAGGAAAGCTtccaggaattgaagaagagattggtgacagCTCCAGTTCTAACAGTCCCTAGCGAAAGAGGAGGATTTGTGGTTTATAGTGACGCTTCACGATTGGGTTTGGGATGTGTTTTGATGCAGCATGGGAAAGTAATAGCATACGCTTCTCGGCAACTGAAGACATATGAACAAAATTACccaacacatgatttggagttggccgccgttgtctttgcacttaaaatctggaggcattatttatatggtgaaaggtgcgaaatctacacggatcacaagagtttgaaatacttcttcactcagaaagaactgaatatgagacagaggagatggctcgAACTAGTCAAGGACTATGACTGCAACATTAATTACcatccaggcaaagctaatgttgtagctgatgcacttagcaGGAAGCCGGTGGGACCAGTAATTGCAACTCTTACCACTCAACCCCACTTATTAATGGACCTGGAAAGAGCCAGTATTGAGGTAGTCGTGGGTGACCAGCAGGCATTAATagccagtttaatagttcaaccagctttgatagacagaataaagctcgcccaaaaagaagattctaagttggtAAGATTATTTGAAGAAGTAGAAAAGGGGGATAAACCTGAGTTTAATATTTCTGAAGATGGAGTATTAAGGTTTGGAAACAGATGTTGTGTGCCGGACAGTGTTGTAATAAAAAGACTTATCCTTGAAGAAGCGCACCGCTCTCCTTACACAGTCCACCCGGGTAGTACGaaaatgtatcgagatttgaaagattctttttggtgggagggcatgaagagagagattgctcAATTTGTGGCACAGTGCTTAACATGTCAACAGGTGAAAGTAGAACACCAACGACCAGCAGGGTTGTTGtaaccacttcagattccagaatggaaatgggagcataTTTCCATGGACTTTGTTACAGGTCTTCCACGGGCACCGACCGGACAAGATGCAATTTGGGTGATAGTAGACCGTTTGACGAAGACAGCTCATTTTGTacctatcaaagtttcttataagttggagaaactagccgagctttatatacaggaaatagtgaggttgcatggggtacctGTGTCCATggtgtcggatagagatccgCGTTTCACTTCGAAAttttggcgaagcttacaagaggccatgggcactaagttaaatttcagcacGGCGTTTCACCCACAAACAGATGGTCAGTCggaaaggaccattcaaattttggaagacatgttgagagctTGTATGCTGGATTTTAAGGGGACTTGGATTCGGCACTTgcctttggtcgagtttgcttataataacagttaccaggctagtattgagatggcaccttatgaggcACTTTAtggtaggaagtgtagatctccgttatattgggacgaagtgggcgaaagacaaattttgggtccagaaatcatacagaagacagcagagaagattgagaccattcgAGCTAGAATGAGAGCGGCTCAGAGTCGGCAGAAGAGCTATGCAGATAACCGTCGTCGCCAATTGGAGTTTGAGGTTGGGGttaaggtattcttgaggattgcacccatgagaggggttatgaggtttggaaagaagggtaagttgagccctaggtacatcggaccatttgagattcttgatcggattggaccagtggcttacagaGTAGCCCTACCACCCGCGCTCTCAAGTGTACAcaatgtatttcatgtatctatgcTGAGGAAGTATGTTCCTGATCCCACTCACGTTATTGATTACGAGCCTCTTCATTTTCAGGAAGATCTGACTTATACAGAAGAGCCGTTgcggattgtagagagaaaagaacaagtgttacgTAATCGGACTATTCCATTGGTTAAGGTggtatggaataatcatgctatcagtGAAGCCTCTTGGGAATTAGAAAAGGAAATGCAAGTCAAGTACCCACAATTGTTCGACGACGATCCTAATAGCTTGTGGCAAATTCCGAGAACggaatttttttaagggggggagaatgtaataACCGGGCTTAGGCCCAGCCCGTTGGTGAGGCCCAGCCCGTTGGAGAAGCCCAGCTCATGAGTGGTTTTAGTGAGaccgaacggcgtcgtttgggtgAAGGGATTAATTCccttgcactgtttttcttcttcgcgTTGCCTTCCCCTCTGCTCTGCATTTCCGGATCTCTCTCCCCCGTGCGCACCAACCCACGACTCTAGCGGTTGCTTATCATCTCCTTTCACACTCAAGGTTCGGTTTTTACTCATTTCTTTACAGATTTCTCAATCGGGTTCTCattgttttcttctccttccgctGATTTTTCCTTCGTTTTGCATCTCGGTCTGCAGTTACTGGATATTTCCATCTCCGTGGGTCTCGGTTTTCTTTAGTTCTTCGAAGTAGTCCGTGGGCATCAAGTCTGGGCGCTTGAATTTATTTCCTTTCGGTAACtaatttttccctttccttcgtTTGTCTGTTTCACGCACGCACTGGTTGGTTGACCGTGCATCACACTTAgacttatttttcttcctctatgCGCAGACCATTAGTAATTTCAGTAGATGAATTTTTGagcgtttatttttttttagttgttgttttaattgctgAAACAGTGAAGTGTATTGGAATTATGGAggttgaggagtataattttgggtgttttgtgagtcggtttttgaagtattacttgagactttttggtgtgaaatgacgggtgttttggaactagtggtattgaatttttctacaagttttgaattgttgaatgagtagagtattgatgcgtgcactgaaatggttttattcgaagtttggaagcgaagtttggattggattatgttttaattattagagttgctgtggttgattttggaaatgattataGTCGGTTGGTATTATTAGAAGGTGTGgatgttttgggtttcaattgcgaatggtttgaagagagttgttcggatttaattgttagatagttatggagttgtgaagggactgttttgaattattattcattaaatagcagactactagattggttattaaatgttggatatatgttcttttgtttaggtggtgttactattagagttccggctcaaggtgttgataatacgaagaagtcaggtaagcggggtttatatactagttttgcataaaataaatgaaaggaggttgactttgagaataaatgtgtttatttttgaaagagatgatctgaaaacaacctcaaatgtttattctgcatatgcataaattctatataagggaaaatgtttttctgtcatgactagtgtagacatgagcaagttttgtgtactttatttctgaactatgtaaaagagcgaatatgaaaatctggaagttttgttatgaacaaatgagaatattttgtttatgtttatctcgaacatgtgaaatgatctgaagcctttcaacgttttgttttgatatgaggtatcatctgagaatcttggcatgatgttctgattctgtctatgattgtaaccggattttcgatgaaatccgttctgtttctgttaaggcccagccacgggtataatggtggtttataaccctaccacgggggtgaatttgatataactatattattaagTTGTAAATTAGAAGTACTTAATCTGTTTTTTTAAACACTGAGCCGATTATATGATACAAGTCCTTAggtttttaaattagatatgattcataatattttatgaatttctaTTGCTTAAGAAAGTTATGAATCTCCTACTACATTATATGTTGGCAGTATTAAACTATCGTGTTTATAATAGTTTATAaagatatgagttttaaatatgattaaactaatttttgaaatgaatctGAGTTGTTTttccatatttgataaaattattttataatatttcaagactattttttttaatgataatataattattagatttctgataactAGATAGTTGTCAAAACTATTTCCGTAGTATGAATTTGAAGTAAACGGAGAATTTTAGCAAGTCCTTTTAGAAATTTAGTAACGCTTAGTGTTttgtataggtgacgattgacatTCATTCAGCatgattgtggaaagattcagaatagtacttaagaagtccaggtaagcggggttcatatactagattttgcataaaagaaatgaaaagaggttgactttgaaaaatatgcatatttgtttctgaaaataaatctgaaaacaacctcaaatgtttgttctgcatatgcataaattctatataagagaaagtattttctgtcatgactggtgtagacatgagctgattttatgcattttgtttctgaattatgtaaaaagagcgaatatgaaaatctaaaatttttgctattgatgttttgtttctgtttatttcgaacatgtgaaatgatctgaggcgatttagtattttgttttaatatgatgtgttatctgaaaaccttggcatgaagttctgattctgtatctgaatgtgatctgtttccgatgatgttccgttctgtttctgttaagggccagccacgggtataatggtagtttataaccctaccacgggagtgaaacatggaatacggcccagccacgggtataatggtggtttataaccctaccacttgggtgaaacatggtatacggcccagccacgggtataatggtagtttataaccctaccacgggggttaaacatggtatttgtcccgatgtgatgctatgaaatgacatgaatataatgtttcagtttggaaatgccaaaggattttctttttgagaacaagtttgtttttctgaaaatttcgctctgatgttttgtatcaagttttgtttatgtattcCAAAAGTAAAAATGTTGTCTATGCATTccgaaagaaaatgttttgttctgcatattgaacGTTATAACTGCTCATGTTttcatgctagtatatgctctctgcttactgagttgttgataactcatcccttatctccacaatatttttcagatattatgatggttcagctgaggatcaagattatgaggcattgggtgagatgatttaagtgtagtggttcaagcataagaagtttttatgagtattgtcgatttttattaagaagttttattgtgttataatgacttggcattttggaaaattggttatattgaggaaattagatttaatcaaattttctatatgatattgagaatttggagtattttttttatattgttgaaagatgagtttaagtgttaggaggtaactctccgacccgtgcgggactgggattttacaaaatatatttatataatatactatacatgCATCACATCATAGTAATTATGGAATTTATCTCTTTATACTGatataaataatgtaaatataatgttagaaaaggagaaaattaaatgcaactGTACATGAATGTATTGGATGTTTATATCCAGTTAGAGAAAAGTTGCCGTTATGCATTTGGCAAATTGTAATGAGTTTTTAACCAATCTTTGGAATTGGGACAAGCCATTGACTTCCTCCGATGAAAGTGGTGCTCAAGAAGGGCTTTACTTGATCGTCAGAAAGAGTCTTTCCAAATTTGCGGTTGGAGGCACTTGACCCTGGGCCCGAGCATTGGTACTCTCCATAAAACACATTCCTACAATGTATCATGCAATCATGTTAATACGCCATACCTTTGTGAATTAATAACAcgaagaaaatgttgaagaaaACTGCACTATTGATGGGTAATCGGATGCCTACTTTTGGTGCTGAGACTTCATCCAACCGCCACTATTGATGTTACTGCCCATGTATGTATAGGCAAACACAACCCGAGATGTCTCCTTCCATGCTCGACCAAGGTACATATCGCCAGTCCCCTGTATCTTGCAATGGACGAATACAAACCCGCTGTCCCCTGATTGGCCATTCATATCTTGTGCTGCGATCACACCCAAATTCTCTGCAACCGATTTTATGGTGGTGTCCTgcatatttatacattcttaacttaatacatacatatataagatgagaaattattaGCAGGCTACTCTAGAAATATGGATGGCTTGGTATTTTTTGCAGCTTACCCTGTAGAGGGATTTTCCATTTCCAAATATGAAATCAACACTCCCTTCGATGTAGCAGCTCTGAAACAAATGCCTACCCCGGTCATCACACAAGGTGTCTTGGAATCCTATGAACTTGCAACTGTAGAATGCTGCCATGTCCCCTGATATCCTCAATGCCACTGCCTGTCCATCGGATTTTCTGGGATCTGGCTTTGGAGATGAATTCTGTAAACACCATCCACAAAACAGATAGTATTATAAACAAACGTTTTATAATATttgctaagaaaataaaagaaaagaaaagaaaagcaaaaacgCACCACAAAGATAATATTGACTGCCATGAAGTTGTCAGACTCAATGGCCACAGTGGCGCTTTCCCAGGTTCCGTATTTCTTTGCTGTACCGTCATACGTTATGGTAGGCATATTGCCCGGTTTCCCATAGAACGTCACGAAGGGCTTCGACCTATCGACGACtaccttttctttgtaattaccgccagcaatatatataatcactcgGTCTGTATTTCCTGACGGAATGCTCTCAACGGCGTCGGTCACCGTCTTGAAATCTCCAGCACCATCTTTTCTGACCTTGATGATCTTCATTGGAGCTTTGCTAAGGGATGCGATTAGGGCGTTGTTGAAAAGGGTGTGCTTTGAAGCATCCTCGTACTCTTTCATGTTTAGCGCAATCCATGCGTCTAGGTTTGATTCTGGATCCGATGCCACAGTCTGGTTGGCATGGCATAAAGCTGTTGGGACGAGCAATGTGGCTAGAAACAACAGCTGAGTTGCCAAATTTGTTAGTTTCAAAGCCATTTCGAATGATTGACTGAAAATGTAAGTTCACTCGCTGCGTGCTGCATGCATatgcttgtattttatttatactaGAAATAAAAGAGCAACGAACGGATCATGCGTATTAGAGTATGTGAAGTTGTACGTGATTTTCGAGGGGATTTTAGTTTCTTCTGTTTGTTTGTCATTGAAATGCCCCTACTCGCTCGAGAAACAACCAAAATGCCATTGTGCTTTTAAAGGATAATTTCAATGATTAAAGCTTTACTATCCGAGGTGAGAAAAAACATATGAGGATTAGGGTTGGGGGCATTTTAGGAGTTGAAGAGAGCTTTTCTAGAACCAAAAGACTACAATGTCCGGGTATATGTATTGTATGTCAGTTTAGCGCTGTAGACAAAACAAGATGTTGTTTGGGGGTTAACTGTAACGCCCAGTCCCGGGCTCTAGAGTGTTAGCTCTTATTAGTTAATATCAACTCcaatatcacaactataaataatcctgaaactccataaaatattcaacacaaatatccatattCCTTCATACGCACACTAAAAAAAATcctcattaaaataaattaaaaactcactaaagactcaaaaatatccataacttaACATACCAAAATAACCGAAAACAATAGCTCTATTAAACATGAACCAATAAATACTAGTACCAAAAGACACTTATTCTTctatgatcatcacaccttgcaaAAACTTTTTATTCTTGTTCTCCAGCCAAACtatgaaaattatgtgaaaaatattgtggagataagaggtgaggtattaacaactcagtaagcagaagacatatactagtgAGCAAACAttagcatttacaaagtatagtatgcaaaacaaaatattttccagagttatcatacATAActaaacatgttttcaaacgtaACAAAGCAATGGTTTTAAGACATAAAAAACCTAGAGTACTTTGGCATGACATAACCTgaacatcatcatcacatcaaaacagagcatctcacaaagcagagaccatgtttaacccccgtggtagagttgtgccATCCCCAATGGCCAAAacgggcagagacagaggtgaaatgtaattccccgaccccgagggtccggagagttaactcataaaacctgataatcagctctaacaagGCTTGAATACTcccaaattcaataatatatccattttcccaaacctcaaatcgaacgtaaatacttcaattaaataaatcaaataagctcatttatccaatattcaatccaacaacccaaataaaatcaactcttcttcatgtctcaaataacaactagaaatactaaaacattaacataaatctccataaaccgtctaaatccattgaagcaacttaagaaaaataattagcttctaacaccaacactaataacatgagatacccaaccacaaatcagtgctaatcttctccatagactctaatactgatcctcagctgaaccatcgatgtcatctgaaatattatgaagattaatggggtgagttatcaacaactcagcaagcaaagagcatatactagcatgtaaacatgagcatttataacatttgataagccgaacaaaacatttactttcagagtgcagaaacaaaacttgtacaaaaacattagagcgaagttttcagaaaaataaacttattccaaaaagagaatccgttggcatttctaaactgacaccttataatcatatcatcattCAACaaacacatcgggacaataccatgtttaacccccgtggtagggttataaaccaccattatacccgtggctgggccatattccatgtttcacccccgtggtagggttataaaccaccattatacccgtggctgggccgttttccatgtttcacccccgtggtagggttataaaccaccattatacccgtggctgggccgtataccatgtttcacccccgtggtagggttataaaccactattatacccgtggctgggccttaacaaaaacagaacggatttcatcgaaaatccggttacaaacatatacagaatcagaacttcatgtcaagattttcagatgatacatcatgtctaaacaaaacactgaaaagcttcagatcatttcacatgttcgaggtaaacataaacaaaatattctcatttattcataacaaaacttttagaatttcttattcgctcttttacatagttcagaaatgaagtgcacaaaactagctcatgtctacaccagtcatgatagaaaaacacattctcttatatagaaattatgcATATGCGGAATAAGTATCTgtggttgttttcagatcatctctttcaaaaagaaaataaacacatttattctgaaagtcaacctcctttttatttattttatacaaaactagtatatgaaccccgcttacctgacttcttcgtattatcaacaccttgagccggaactctaatagtaacaccacctaaacaaaaagaacatatatccaacatttaataaccaatctagtagactgctatttattgaataataaatcaaaacagtcccttcacaactccataactatctaacaattaaacccgaacaatcTTCTCTTCAAAACATTCGCATTTataacccaaaacagccaccactttctattaacaccaaccaactataattatttccaagaCCAACCACGGAAACTCCAATAActaaaacataatccaacccaaacttcacttccaaccttcgaataaaacaatttcagtgcacaCATCAATACTACTCATTTAACAATCTCAAAACTTGCACGAAACTTCAATACAACCAGTTCCAAAACATccatcattttacaccaaaaagtctcaaataatatttcaaaatcgactcacaaaacacccaagattatactcctcaacatcctTAATTTTAACACCCTCCACTGCTCT containing:
- the LOC108999116 gene encoding putative pectinesterase 63, producing the protein MALKLTNLATQLLFLATLLVPTALCHANQTVASDPESNLDAWIALNMKEYEDASKHTLFNNALIASLSKAPMKIIKVRKDGAGDFKTVTDAVESIPSGNTDRVIIYIAGGNYKEKVVVDRSKPFVTFYGKPGNMPTITYDGTAKKYGTWESATVAIESDNFMAVNIIFVNSSPKPDPRKSDGQAVALRISGDMAAFYSCKFIGFQDTLCDDRGRHLFQSCYIEGSVDFIFGNGKSLYRDTTIKSVAENLGVIAAQDMNGQSGDSGFVFVHCKIQGTGDMYLGRAWKETSRVVFAYTYMGSNINSGGWMKSQHQKNVFYGEYQCSGPGSSASNRKFGKTLSDDQVKPFLSTTFIGGSQWLVPIPKIG